aacattgtttggtcaaatttcgcatgccattgtttgggtgcttgttttagtccgtaaagggacttaacaagtctacataccttattttctttacctggaaccacaaacccttcaggttgttccatgtaaatttcttcctccaactctccatttaagaaggccgttttaacatccatttgatgaatttcaagaccatacactgcagctaatgctactaacatccgtatggacgtaatccttgtaactggggagtatgtatcaaagtagtcaagaccttctcgttgtctataccctttgacaacaagtcttgccttgaatttatcaatagtgccatcatctttcatttttctcttaaaaatccatttagaacccaaaggtttatttccaggaggaagatcaaccaattcccatgtatggttgttcaatatggattctatttcactattgactgcctctttccagaacaatgattccgaagaagacatagcttctttaaatgttcgaggctcattttccaataagaaagtcacaaaatctggtccaaacgaagtaaacgttctttgacgtttactacgtcttggatccccctgattaaatgtactttcttttgtttcttcccgatgtcatttagatccttcaccaatcgactcgcattcctttttatacggatatatattttcaaagaactcagcattatctgattctataaccgtattattatgaatgtcgggattttctgatttatgaaccagaaatcgatatgctttactattagttgcatatcctatgaaaacacaatcaactgttttcggtcctatttttacccttttgggtttaggaacttgcacctttgccaaacacccccacactttaaaataattcaagttgggcttccttcctttccatttttcatatggaatggattgtgttttactatggggtactcgatttagtattcggctggccgtaagaacggtttccccccacaagttctgtggcaaaccagaacttatcaacaatgcgttcatcatctcctttaatgaacgattctttctttctgcaatcccattggattgagGCGTGTAAGtggctgttgtttgatgaataattccatattctaaacatatttgttcaaaagaagattcatattcaccacccctatcacttcttatcattttgattttcttgttaagttgcatttcaacttcatttttgtattgcttgaatgcgtctattgcttcatctttactattaagtaagtaaacatagcaatatcgagtactatcgtcaataaaagttatgaaatacttctttccaccgcgagatggtattgacttcatgtcacaaatatctgtgtgaattaagtctaaaggatttgaattcctttcaaccgacttataaggatgtttaacatacttagattccacacatatttgacattttgatttttcgcattcaaacttaggcaatacttccaagtttatcatttttcgcaaggttttataattgacatgacctaaacgtacatgccataaatcatttgactcaagtaagtaagaagaagctgaagttttattattagtttcaacaactattacattcagcttgaaaaggccctcagtaaggtaaccttttcctacaaacatttcattcttactaatcactaccttgtcagatacaaaaacgcacttgaaaccgtgctttacaagaagtccagtagagactaagttcttcctaatctcgggaacatgaaggacgttgttcaaagtcatgaccttgccagaagtcatcttgagaaatatcttaccgtatccttcaatttttgctgtagcagcatttcccatagagagcgtctcttcgggtccagcagaagcatatgtagaaaatgcttccctcacagcacaaacatggcgagtggctccagaatcaatccaccactcctttgggtttcctaccaggttgcattcagaaagcatggcgcacaagtcatcaacatcatcatgcttttctaccatgtttgcttgacccctttgcttgtctttcttccgagcacgacactccgtagatttgtgtccggttttcccacagttgtagcagtttccactgaaccgcttcttgcttgggttgtatttcggaccagaagccttctttctctttttgttatcttcaacaatatttgctcccattattgttgaatttccacggcctcttctctcagcagctttattgtcctcttcgattctcaatcgaacaatgagatcttcaagggacatctcctttcgtttgtgtttcaaataatttttgaagtccttccacaatggaggcaacttctcaattattgctgctacttggaatgcttcattgatgacaagaccttcaatgaaaattccgttagtaaaattactaaaaaatttactttcaatatcagtatttatttgaaacataccttcagcaagtagatcatgaataatcacttgcaattcctggacttgggtaataacagacttgctatctaccattttgtagtccaaaaattttgcggcgacgaatttcttcatcccggcatcttcagttttgtacttcttttcaagtgcattccacaattcttttgacgtctccacgccactgtatacattatacagattatcctccagtccgctaagaatataattcctgcacaagaagtcagaatgcttccacgcctcaatcacgagaaagctatcattctctggagtttcatctggaagatcaggaacatcttccttgatgaacttctgtagacataacgtagtcaagtagaagaacatcttttgctgccagcgcttgaaatccatcccggaaaattttccgggttTCTCTGTCGGTGCCAACGCCGGAGTTCGACTTGTCGATGCGTTGGCAGTCATCATCGGAACAACTTGATTTCTGCCATTCGCCATTTTTACTGTAAAAATGACACAATCAAACGTTTAATaaacgtttaaaactggagtgaaaaatcacgtagattttaatctccaacaaaatgcCACGAAGACTTTAAACTGgagtaaaaatcacgtagattttaatctccaacaaaccgccacgaaggctttactctccaaacgggagtacacaaaaaaccacaaaggttatagtttccagaataataaaagtaacacaactacagaaattaaattattaaattctTAAATTCTTAAATTCTTAAATTCCTTAAGTTTGTTGCTCCTCTgtacttgtaaataatgattctggaaattagaacgttagcttataacataaatataaataaaaaacagaaattaattcgagcccactgaattcaaagtgtttccttaaggaatttaatctcctcctagtacccaaggttatagattatttcctcccaggatagaacgaattacacactggtgtagcggtacttcaaaccccagtgtttcagcgaacacaaagttcggcagcaaatcacacttatggatgctttgtttgtagttaaaaacaatgcagaataaggaggacaactcagaagtcgaatgtaaattctgagaggaaggaatgcaaagtatagccaatgttaAATTCTTACTTAAGAGAatatcagattgcaattcgtttttctAGTGTATACGTAGTGTATATGCagtgtatatccagtatatgcagtgtatatccagtatatgcagagtgtatatacagtgtatacagagtgtatattaaatgtatacagagtgtttcaagtgtttttccgatgtgttcttctttctctccaacttatgctctatttatagcagttatttgagagaaatacgccccttccatggtgcaacaagcgctagatcatggagaaagcacttacatggtggtatatacacttgcttggtgggaggagcacttgcaccattgtgggaggtgcactaggctgcaATTGTTGTttagtgttgcaacacaatacacggattggaaaacatccgttacaaacacagATTATATCAcattaatattcactattaacaaacaaatttggtccaaaaaattaatcaatcgatcgatcatttgaccaaatccgaatccaaatcccatttctcattcactctaattttaagactatttcatcttaaacaaagaCTCAACATATCATATACATATGTTCCTTCTTATACATAGTTAAAAAACCTAGTCAATGGGCGGAAATTGTTAGATTATTAATTCGCAGTCATAGCAGAGATTAAGACATAATCATACAGATATAAGATCATAATCTTGAGTTAGAATCTAAGGAAACGTACTGTTAAACTTCATGGATTCAGCAGCGACAACAAACGTCGATTAAGCATGAGACCAACTTCCACGATCCACTAGCTACGCGCTCTCACAGACCGGAGAACTTGACTGATAAGACGTCTACCGTTACCACGTATTCAAGAGGCAGAATATGTTAGGGTTTTCTAATAGCTAGGAAAAGGGGGGTTGACCTCTATTTATAAAGAGTGTCTACCCATCACAAACCAATAGTTATTGAGCCTCACTTATCCACACACACAATATTTGATATTAGGTCTTTTATCTATCCACCACTTGGACCACGTCACTATcctttcaggctataaccaattaACGTAAGTCCAAATTCTCATATTTTCCCACTTGGACGCCAACGTTAATTGAGGACAAGAAAACAATTTTAAAACTTTTGAGTTTTAACAAAAAGATTTTGAAAAAGGATTTTAGACTCTACAGTGGCCACACTACTCACATAGCCAAAGATAGAATGACCCATATAACAATCCATCTATTCTCAATAGAGAAGACTAACAATGAATCGTAGCAGGCATCAGACCGTTTTAAAGTATGAATTCTATCTACGACCACATACGCTAGAGTTTTCATCAACATGGATCAAACGTGTGTGCTAAGCATACTATCTTTCTAATCAAGGTGAACAGAGTCACACCTCTTATAAAGAAATAATCTTCCaagtgatataataaccatatcACCTTAGAAGCCTCCAAATTAAATGACACTAAAATCATATCACCTTAGGTGATTTCCCTTGTGCCTTCCCCGGGATAATCAAGGCAACAAGCAGCAAAACTCAAAGATAGCATGAGTATATGCAATAtccaattgaaataaaaataaataaattatcatgtCAGTCAATAAGCATAACAAATGTACAAAATAACACAAGCTTGCATGAAAAAAAGAATTTATTAAAAGCAATATCTCAGTCAGCAATTACAAAGTAACTCCCACTGACTAAAGCACATCAAAGACTCTAAAATACACATATTTTTAGCATGTTCATTAAACACTACATGCCTAAGACCTTAAGTCAAAGGATCGGCCAATATAGATTCTGTGCTAATATGTTCAATACATATATCACCTTCTTTTATCATGTCTCTAGCCTCAAGAAACTTAAGACTAATATGCTTAGAGCCTCATGTACTCTTATTATTCTTAGAGAAGAACACAACTGCACTGTTTTCACGGAAAATAGGCACTGGCTTAGATATAAAATCTACAATTTGCAATTTAGTAAGAAAATTCTTCATCCAGATAACATGTGAAGCAGTTTCAAAACAAGCAATAAACTCAGCTTCCATTGTGGATGTAGTAGTGATACTCTGTTTCTCAATTTTACAAGAAATAGCACCTCCAGCCAACATAAAAATATACCCAGAAGTTGATTTCATAGTATCTTGACAACctccaaaatcagaatctgaaTATAACAGTAGGTCCATATTATTAACTTTTTTGTACACAAGCATGAAGTCTTTATTGCGTTGTAAATATTTCATCACTTTCTTTGCAGCCACCCAATGTGCCCATCCAAGATTAGAAGAAAACCTTACCAACATATTAACAACAAATGATATATCAAAGCCTTATACAAACATGTATGTACATCAAACAACCAACAACACTTGCATATGACCTTACTATCTTAATGGACGTCCCAAGCTGTTTTTCAACTTCAGTCTAGtaaattttaaacttatcaagtgctttagatttttcttttaaaagatatatataacaGTATCTTGAAAAtttaaagtaataaaatacttattATTGGTCAAAGTAGGTATATAAGGTCCACTAATATCAACATGAATAATTTCTAAGAGTTCAGAGCTCCTAGTGGAACCTTTTCTCTTAACTTTGGTCATTTTACCCTTAACACAATCCACACAGGTTTCAAAATATTTTGAATCAAGAAcatgtaaaatatttttctttaccaACCGTTCAGTTCTTTCTTTAGAAATATAACCAAGACGTCTATGCCATAACAGGTAAGACGTTTTACTCATAGCAGACCTTTTGTGGGTAATATTTTCAACATGCATTGCAGAAAAAATTTCATTCAACACATTTAAACGATATAGACCATCACTTAAAAAGGCATCAGCAACAACATGTAAATAATAGAAAATTTTAAGAATACcaatattttgttgaaatgaataaTCAGTTTTGTCTAAAAGTGAAACTGAAACTAATTTATGTCTCAAAGACGGTCCAAAAATAGTATTTTCTAAACGAATACtagaattatttttaaaaggaattgtCCATATAAACTCTACTTTTGCTTTGAGTCTATTGCTCACAACAACGCTGGCTTCATCTTCTTTTGGCTTATGTATGGTTACTAGATCCTTCAAGTCATTGGTTATATGAATAGTTGCACCACTATCTAATCACCaggaatttaaaataaaatgaacaAGACTAATTTCAAATCAGACAAAAGCTAAAAGATTACCTAGTTTCTTTTTCAGAGGACAACCGGCCTTCTTATGACCTACTTTTTTTTGGTTAAAACATTGGCTCCATTGATCATTTATGTGCAAAAAGTTACAAGTTGAGTTTGGAATCCCAAACTTTTTACATGATCATTGAGGTGAGAATACTGATGTTAGTCCTAACCAAAATTGTAGATAGCTATACAAAAACTATGGTGGGTCATATATGACATGTCCTGGTTTGGCTATTTTGATCCTGAAAGATGGTAGAACCCATCTATTCATGTTGACGAGTCCTTTGACTTGATTAGGAAGATCAGCAAAAGAGTTGAAGACATGGATTATATCACTACTATGGCTGAGACTTGCTAATTTATCTGCAAGTCTGTTTGCTTCTCTGAAACAATGGTTGATAACAAATCCATGCTTTTCAACTATATCATGTATCTCTGTGATGATGCTATGATGCTTTCAATCTTCCAGGGAACTTTCCATTCTCTTCTAATGCATTTTGTAATGAGCATTAAGTCAGTTTCTCCCAAGGTTAGCATGTGGCCATTTACAGCACATCATTTGATTCCAAAGAGCATTGGTGCTGCTTCTGCGAAATTGCTAGTCCCTGGTCCTAGAGGAATAGAGTAGGCAAAAATGACTATTCCCTAATTATTCCTGACTAGGCCTCCTCCATCACATATTTCTTGAATACATCTCCCGTCACTATTAAGTTTAACAGCTTGGAGTGAAGTTTTGTTCTATTTGATAATTTTTGATATCCTCGGTATCCTCTTATGACCTACTTGTTTGCAGTTCCAATACTTGATTTCTTTCTTAATTACAActtgaggtccaagaggattaTGAGACTGACCTAGGTTAACACTAGGCTTATTAGTATGACCACTATTACCACCTAGAAGATGAGACTGACCATGTTTCTTTTTATGAAATTTGGGTTCACCTTTTCTTTTATAAGAGGGATAATCAGCTGATCTAGACGAGCTAACATGGTTCACTACACCCTCAACTTTCTCCTTTTGGATCCTCCCTTACTCTACCACACAAACAGTAATAAGCTCATCAACACTCCACTTATCTTTTTGTGCATTATAGATTGTCTTAAGCTGGTTAAACTGCTCAGGAAGGGACCTTAGATATTGGTGAACAAGAAAATCATCGGTAATGATTACACCTATATTATTCAGTTTGGTAGAAATGTTAACCAATTTTATAATATGATCATGGACACTAACTACAAGGACATACTTTATAGTAGACATGAAATTAATCAGGCTACCTATCTCAACTTTATTAGATTCTAGGAATTTCTATCCAATGGCACTCAAGAAATCTTTTGCATTTCCATTATCCTTGATTGCACCTTTTATGTGATCAGAAAAGGATATCTTCATGATCATAAGACTCAATTTATTAGCCTTCATCCACTTCTCATACTTAGCCTTTTCATCAGCAGTGCTAGTAGTTGTAACATTATTTCAACATCATGTTTTCACTTTAGTTGCTACTAGTTAGAGTTTCAATGAAATTCAACTGAGTAGTCATGTTGTTAATAGTTGTATAAGCAGACAACACAAAAATTAGATAAAAGTATGGGCATGAACACATAAATTAAAAGAGTCAAAAACATCTATTGCACCCCTCCCTTTGGGTGGAAGATACAACTGTCTCCCTATTAAGGACCAAGGAGTCCAAGGCATTCATTGCACCCTCGCTTTTAGGCAAGAGATACAAAACCTCCTCCCCACATCATCAAACAGTACAAAGCATACATTATATCCTTCATTTAGGTAACAGATACAAAACCTCCTGTTATAACAAAATGTCCTCTTTTATACACAAAAAAGTTCAAGATATTATGTTCGCCCTTTAGGTGGAAAACACAATGTCTATCCTCGTCAATTAATTTAGCGTCACTAGTATCAAAAGAAAAACCTCCAACACTAGTGTACACTTATCAAGGACAATTTAGACATGGTGAATTGAGAATATTACAATGACTCAAATAAACAAACTACTTTGATGGAAACTATTTATTAATCATAGATCTCAATCCATGATATTTTTCACATGTATAAAGTTTTAAGAATTTTCAATGACTCCAAATAAATAGACTACTTTGATGGAAATTATTTATTAATCATAAATTCCTATTTAGACAATACCATACACATGTGAAATAAATTAAGCCAATTCATTTAAACCTTTTGAATATTAATTTATTCCACTCTCTAACTAATATTAAATAGGTCTCAACAATAGTTTATTGTATTAAAATATATTATAATATGCTAACAAACAAGCAGAACCATTATAATTATCAAACACAAACCAAAGTATTTGATCAACTAATAAATGGAAATTGAGGAATCTCATAAACACATTAGATTAATTCAGACTAAGCACTCCACATTTTGTTTTTTCCTTAAAGTGGTATTAACTTAAAAATTTTATAATTATGCATAGATTTGTGAGTTAAGGATTCCACATAATAAAGGGGACAACTATTTATAATTAAAGGATAAATATAAGTCCATCTTTAATAGTATTACGTTAAAGCAATGCTTCAATAAAAGCCTCATTAGCATCACCGCCGTCATGCATACAATTTCAAATAGTGAAATCTAAAATTATTTCATCAGGCAACGTTGTACTCCTTCGACGCCACTGACATCAATTTCTTTAACCAAAACAACCGTAAAATAATTTTTTGTTACGTTGTACCacggtttatatatatatatataacccaaTATAATTCATCGATCTTAATCCCAAACTAtgattgctctgataccaactgttagaTTACTAATTCGCAGCCATAGCAGAGATTAAGACACAATCGTACAGATATAAAATCATAATTGAGTTAGAGTCTAAGGAAGCGTATTGTTAAATTCCATGGATTCAGCAGCGACATCAAACGACAATTAAACCTGAAACCAACTTCCACGATCCACTCGCTACACGCTCTCACAGCCCAGAGAACTTgactgatgatgatgatgatatatatatatatatatatatatatgtatatatatatgtgtatatatatatataacccaaTATAATTCATCGATCTTAATCCCAAACTAtgattgctctgataccaactgttagaTTACTAATTCGCAGCCATAGCAGAGATTAAGACACAATCGTACAGATATAAAATCATAATTGAGTTAGAGCCTAAGGAAGCGTACTGTTAAATTCCATGGATTCAGCAGTGACAACAAACGACAATTAAGCCTGAGACCAACTTCCACGATCCACTCACTACGCGCTCTCACAGCCCGGTGAACTTGACTGGTGGGACATCTACTGTTACTACATATTCAAGAGGCAGAATACACTAGGATTTTCTAATAGCTAGGGAAATGGGGGTTGGCCTCTATTTATAAAGAGTGCATGCCCATCACATGCCAGTAGTTATTGAGCTTCACTTATTCATATACACAATATTTAATATTAGGCCTTTTATCTATCCACCACTTGAGCCACGTCACTATCCTTTCAGACTATAATCAATTAACGTAAGCCCAAATTCCAACATATATACCTAGCGTTTGGGTACTATATATACACCTATATGTTTATATATCAAATACGTATCTTCCTTCTTATACATAGTGAAAAAACTAGTCAATGGGTGGAAATAAGAAAATCAATTATCACCAACATATCATGTCTCCTTTTCCTTTGATTAATCAAACAACTTTTTGGTCAATGGGGCAATAATAAATAACGAATGGCTCAGAAAAAGTAAAAAGCGAGTAGAAGATGCAACAAAAAATGGTTAATTGCTTAACAAATGACATCCAGTAGGAGTGCAAACTGGCAGTGAATATTGACCTGGTCAGATTTTGTCTTTTGATAACCATTCTAAGATGTCTAAGAATACATGGTTGGGCCTATAAGTGGTTCGACTTGGGCTTGGCTGGGCTATTTGGGTAACAATCCCAAATGGATATATTGGAGGAAGAAGTGCAACATTAGTCACTTTTAAGCccgctatttaaaatatatctattatttataatatatttaaaaatGAGCAAATTCACTCAAACTCCAGTACTAAATATCCTGAAATTTGCACGAAATTGTATAATTTTTAAATACattctaaattataaaaatattttaaacaataTGCTTAAAAGTGAGTATTTGATATCATTTTTACTATATTGGTTCAATATGGGCCCGTACAATGCATGACGCTACTTGATGACGTAAGAATCACCTCCACTAAAGAAGCAGGAATAGatgtaaaaatagcacgatatagtcagttttcggactggtcattcaaaaatagccagcgtttacaaagtcaatgaaaaatagccactattttgctgcaacagagaccggtccagcataatatactggagttcagtgcacttgtgtatgaactccagcatattatgctggaccgatatactttgctgactccagtataatatactggagactggagcaccggtgctccaaactccagtatattatactggacaattatacttgctggaactccagtatattatgctggagttctagtgtacttatgctagaactccatcatattatgctggagttccagcatacttatcttggaactccagtataatatgctggagttcaagcatacttatgctggaactccagtataatatactagtgtatttttcgggttttgaacagtgttttcgctcagatttatctttttatgaaaaatggctaaatctcgattacttttgaaactgggctatttttgaacgaccagttgtaaatctggctatttttgaatttctcccggaATAGATGGACCAACAATTGCACGTTGGCCAAACTTTAATAATCCTCAATGAACTCttacagttttttttttttttttttttggaaaagtaGCAAGCTGTGCTTGATCGAATCATCTGAAAACTTCAGGCATTGTGTTTTGtcaatttttctttaaataaaaTACTTCCGCACGTCAATTTATGATTAAATGACATAGAAAATTCACTTTATAATAAGTATTAGTATTTGAATATaggaaaattttaaattttataatgaaatattttatttaagTTATGAAAGTTTTAAAAATAAGGAGAATGTGAGTAACAAATGAATTAAATTAATTAAGGAGAAACAAACAGGATATTCTTGTTCCGGAAACTATTTTTTCTACTTGTGTTAGAAGTTAGAATTCCACTTCCTCCtctcaatttaaaaaaaaaaaaaaactactcaaAAATCATTTTCCCCAAAAGCTTGGCCATAAAACCTTCCAAAATATGCATTCTTCTTTTTAAAGAAAAGACACTTTTATTAGTTTCAGAAGTTTGGTCAAACAGCTAACTTTAAAGCTTCCAATAGAAATAGAAATTAATTCTACAACGTAAAGATGACCATATGAGAACAAAAGAGATACTATTAATAGAAATTGGTTAAATTAAACTAGCATGCTCAATCCTAATGCAATGTTTGATAAAAGAAATAGTGCAAAATTGTCCTTGGCTCAGCTTCACCAGCTCGTTAATCCCTGGTTTTAGTGGTTAACAGCAGCTCATCATCTTGGTTAAGTTACTTCCTTTTGGAACATTTGGTAGGATTAGGAAGAGAACCCCTGATAATCAAATGGGAAGTTTGATTCATATCCCATTGAGTTAAATTGGTAGTCATTTGAACCATTTTGCTTCCCTCCAAAATTGTTCATTTCAGAATTAGAAGACATCCCAAAATTGTAGGATGGGGAAAAACTCTCCACAAAGTTGTTGCTTTGAATAATGGAATTAGGCACAAAGCTGTAATCTTGATCAGACTTGATATCGGACGATGAAGCGAAAGTTGAAAATGGCACATTGTTAGGATCAgtattgaagttgaaattattgTCGTTGGAGATATT
This sequence is a window from Nicotiana sylvestris chromosome 3, ASM39365v2, whole genome shotgun sequence. Protein-coding genes within it:
- the LOC138888110 gene encoding secreted RxLR effector protein 161-like is translated as MLVRFSSNLGWAHWVAAKKVMKYLQRNKDFMLVYKKVNNMDLLLYSDSDFGGCQDTMKSTSGYIFMLAGGAISCKIEKQSITTTSTMEAEFIACFETASHVIWMKNFLTKLQIVDFISKPVPIFRENSAVVFFSKNNKST